The Humulus lupulus chromosome 3, drHumLupu1.1, whole genome shotgun sequence genome window below encodes:
- the LOC133822671 gene encoding uncharacterized protein LOC133822671 isoform X1, giving the protein MSVCNLSRPFSSFVARKSIPFTRKRSSGGSTISCLSLNHSTKFRRDYTSVMIVPTGVGAAIGGYAGDALPVARALSSVVDCLISHPNVLNAAMLYWPMPNTLYVEGYALDRFAEGLWALQPVHQNRVGLVLDAGIEEDLRLRHLQVADAARASLGLNVVEYVVTDTPLEVEMWVDPKGGQSTGRIKHPDSLLRAVKTLVNRSRVNAIAVVGRFPDEDIEETDDYRQGLGVDILAGVEAVISHLVVREFCIPCAHAPALSPPSLCPSLCPKSAAEELGYTFLPCVLAGLSNAPQYLEMNSASLEKGCILASDVDSVILPIDACGGDGALAFARNQRTKPLIIVVEENETVLDDTPDNLGIEAVKVSNYWEAIGVVAGHKAGVNPHSLRRDGIKNLQGGSLKPANGFAVSSAH; this is encoded by the exons ATGTCGGTCTGTAATCTCAGCCGTCCATTCTCGTCGTTCGTCGCCAGAAAATCCATACCGTTCACTAGGAAGCGGAGTAGTGGTGGTAGTACCATTTCATGTCTCAGTCTCAATCACTCGACCAAG TTTAGGAGGGATTACACGAGCGTAATGATAGTCCCGACGGGAGTCGGAGCAGCCATAGGTGGATACGCCGGCGATGCTTTGCCTGTGGCTCGCGCTCTCTCATCGGTGGTGGATTGCCTAATTTCTCACCCAAAC GTTCTAAACGCTGCAATGCTCTACTGGCCTATGCCGAACACATTATATGTTGAAGGTTACGCTCTTGACCGCTTTGCAGAAGGCTTGTGGGCTCTTCAGCCTGTTCACCAGAATAGG GTGGGACTGGTTCTTGACGCTGGAATAGAGGAAGATCTTAGGCTTCGCCATTTACAAGTGGCTGATGCTGCAAGGGCTTCTCTTGGCTTAAATGTTGTGGAATATGTTGTCACTGATACACCTTTAGAG GTAGAAATGTGGGTTGATCCAAAGGGTGGGCAATCTACGGGGAGAATTAAGCACCCTGATTCGCTATTGAGAGCCGTGAAAACTCTAGTTAATCGATCAAGAGTGAATGCCATAGCAGTTGTTGGACGCTTCCCAGATGAAGATATAGAAGAAACGGATGACTATCGACAAggattg GGAGTTGACATTTTGGCAGGAGTTGAGGCAGTTATTAGTCATTTAGTAGTGAGGGAATTCTGTATTCCTTGTGCCCATGCTCCTGCTTTATCACCTCCTTCCCTTTGTCCATCTCTTTGCCCAAAATCAGCTGCTGAGGAG TTGGGATACACATTCTTACCATGTGTACTTGCTGGGCTTAGTAATGCACCACAGTACTTAGAAATGAACTCTGCGTCCTTAGAGAAGGGTTGCATTTTGGCAAGTGATGTTGATAGTGTCATCCTTCCAATAGATGCTTGTGGAGGAGATGGTGCTCTAGCTTTTGCTAGAAATCAAAGAACAAAG CCACTTATAATTGTGGTGGAGGAGAATGAAACAGTTCTTGATGATACACCGGATAATCTTGGGATTGAAGCG GTAAAAGTCTCAAACTATTGGGAAGCAATTGGCGTTGTAGCAGGTCACAAGGCTGGAGTAAATCCCCATTCTCTTCGAAGAGACGGGATTAAAAATCTGCAGGGAGGTTCTCTTAAGCCTGCTAATGGTTTTGCAGTTTCAAGTGCCCATTGA
- the LOC133822671 gene encoding uncharacterized protein LOC133822671 isoform X2, with the protein MSVCNLSRPFSSFVARKSIPFTRKRSSGGSTISCLSLNHSTKFRRDYTSVMIVPTGVGAAIGGYAGDALPVARALSSVVDCLISHPNVLNAAMLYWPMPNTLYVEGYALDRFAEGLWALQPVHQNRVGLVLDAGIEEDLRLRHLQVADAARASLGLNVVEYVVTDTPLEGVDILAGVEAVISHLVVREFCIPCAHAPALSPPSLCPSLCPKSAAEELGYTFLPCVLAGLSNAPQYLEMNSASLEKGCILASDVDSVILPIDACGGDGALAFARNQRTKPLIIVVEENETVLDDTPDNLGIEAVKVSNYWEAIGVVAGHKAGVNPHSLRRDGIKNLQGGSLKPANGFAVSSAH; encoded by the exons ATGTCGGTCTGTAATCTCAGCCGTCCATTCTCGTCGTTCGTCGCCAGAAAATCCATACCGTTCACTAGGAAGCGGAGTAGTGGTGGTAGTACCATTTCATGTCTCAGTCTCAATCACTCGACCAAG TTTAGGAGGGATTACACGAGCGTAATGATAGTCCCGACGGGAGTCGGAGCAGCCATAGGTGGATACGCCGGCGATGCTTTGCCTGTGGCTCGCGCTCTCTCATCGGTGGTGGATTGCCTAATTTCTCACCCAAAC GTTCTAAACGCTGCAATGCTCTACTGGCCTATGCCGAACACATTATATGTTGAAGGTTACGCTCTTGACCGCTTTGCAGAAGGCTTGTGGGCTCTTCAGCCTGTTCACCAGAATAGG GTGGGACTGGTTCTTGACGCTGGAATAGAGGAAGATCTTAGGCTTCGCCATTTACAAGTGGCTGATGCTGCAAGGGCTTCTCTTGGCTTAAATGTTGTGGAATATGTTGTCACTGATACACCTTTAGAG GGAGTTGACATTTTGGCAGGAGTTGAGGCAGTTATTAGTCATTTAGTAGTGAGGGAATTCTGTATTCCTTGTGCCCATGCTCCTGCTTTATCACCTCCTTCCCTTTGTCCATCTCTTTGCCCAAAATCAGCTGCTGAGGAG TTGGGATACACATTCTTACCATGTGTACTTGCTGGGCTTAGTAATGCACCACAGTACTTAGAAATGAACTCTGCGTCCTTAGAGAAGGGTTGCATTTTGGCAAGTGATGTTGATAGTGTCATCCTTCCAATAGATGCTTGTGGAGGAGATGGTGCTCTAGCTTTTGCTAGAAATCAAAGAACAAAG CCACTTATAATTGTGGTGGAGGAGAATGAAACAGTTCTTGATGATACACCGGATAATCTTGGGATTGAAGCG GTAAAAGTCTCAAACTATTGGGAAGCAATTGGCGTTGTAGCAGGTCACAAGGCTGGAGTAAATCCCCATTCTCTTCGAAGAGACGGGATTAAAAATCTGCAGGGAGGTTCTCTTAAGCCTGCTAATGGTTTTGCAGTTTCAAGTGCCCATTGA